A region of Chitinophaga horti DNA encodes the following proteins:
- a CDS encoding TonB-dependent receptor encodes MKLTVLLLLSACLQLSARGYAQQVTLSERNISLERLFRYFEKQTGYGFFYDHQLIDKAPKVTVDFKNTPLEKAMETALKDQLLAYSIVGKNVVIKQKDLYMNLGPVKVLLQDTTVKAEGRVTDSKNEPLPGATVVDKATGKGTATDVKGFFSLRVARGAVLTISYLGYKSQDVQVVNAQPIEIQLADQVNVTDEIVVVGYGTVRKSDLTGSLSQVKSKDITAFPTTNVMQALNGRAAGVRVMQNGGAPGGGVSIRIRGTNSILGGNDPLYVIDGFPYNGNPTFLQNSDIASVEILKDASSTAIYGSRGANGVVMITTKSGRKNDFTSVDIDASYTQQMVSKKMPLMNAQQYALLYNEQAKNDGLAPYFTQPYIDSLGGVKGTDWQDLVLRKAPIYTVNATVNGGTQKTKFSLGTSAFLQEGIIRSSDYKRYNLRANIEHDINKVFTVSFNSILTRLNSARQNSGLGNRGSDLISAMLMAPPSVTPYLPNGTYRRLNTAYPFISNAIINPLVFINEQRDVIKSDRVFANAAVMIKPLDGLTIRLSGGIDNINDRTDQYSNIEPTVNSVGNANIATTQQTGMLSENTATYQKEFGKHSFTALAGFTYQDNVTTSLNGSGAGFLSDVLGTGNIQGASTPGIPGSGYSKWVLLSYLGRLNYTLNDKYLFTASIRRDGSSRYSKQNQWENFPSAAVAWKASNEEFLKKSELISDLKVRATYGLSGNTSLGPYQTLNLLGSNNTIFGDALFVSYAPGTVLPGDLKWEVTRQMDIGAEVGLFKNDLRLTFDYYRKKTVNVLNTVFLPRSSGYQTTLKNVGEMENKGIELGIDAVILKNDVSWTMNGNIAFNRNKVVKLYDGQDIYGSAFYTGSLNDAVNLLREGEPLGVFYGYKEIGYTSTGNLAYEDVTKDGAISAADKMIIGDPNPDFIYGLNSVTSWKGLELTVFVQGSYGNDIFNLNKASSMDLGMGLNLPKEVFEDHWTAENPNAKYPKISRTLSANMSTRFVEDGTYLRFKNIQLAYNLPVKDWGWKGFKSAQVYASGQNLITFTKYSWYDPEVNAYGGSNSINQGIDYAIYPTNKSVTFGIRCGF; translated from the coding sequence ATGAAGCTAACCGTTTTACTCTTATTGTCTGCCTGCCTGCAACTCAGCGCCCGGGGTTACGCGCAGCAGGTTACGTTGTCGGAGCGTAATATATCCCTGGAGCGGTTGTTCCGCTATTTTGAAAAACAAACCGGCTACGGATTTTTCTATGATCATCAACTGATCGACAAAGCGCCGAAGGTAACGGTAGACTTTAAAAACACACCGCTCGAAAAAGCGATGGAAACCGCACTGAAAGATCAGCTGCTGGCCTATTCCATCGTAGGCAAAAATGTAGTCATCAAACAGAAAGACCTATACATGAACCTGGGACCAGTGAAAGTGCTGCTCCAGGATACGACGGTGAAAGCCGAAGGGCGCGTCACCGATTCGAAAAACGAACCTTTGCCCGGTGCTACCGTGGTAGACAAAGCCACGGGGAAAGGTACCGCTACCGATGTGAAAGGCTTCTTTTCCCTTCGGGTGGCACGTGGTGCTGTACTTACCATTTCTTACCTGGGTTACAAAAGTCAGGATGTACAGGTGGTAAATGCGCAGCCCATTGAAATACAGTTGGCTGACCAGGTGAATGTGACAGACGAAATTGTAGTGGTAGGTTATGGCACCGTGCGTAAAAGCGATCTTACCGGTTCGCTGTCGCAGGTAAAGTCTAAAGACATTACAGCTTTCCCCACTACGAACGTGATGCAGGCCCTGAATGGCCGCGCTGCCGGCGTAAGGGTAATGCAGAACGGTGGCGCACCGGGTGGCGGCGTCAGCATCAGGATAAGAGGTACGAACTCTATTCTTGGTGGCAACGATCCGCTTTATGTGATCGACGGATTTCCTTACAATGGTAATCCTACGTTCCTTCAAAACTCCGATATCGCCTCCGTCGAAATTCTGAAAGATGCATCTTCAACAGCTATCTACGGCTCCCGTGGCGCAAACGGTGTGGTGATGATCACGACCAAAAGCGGGCGTAAAAATGATTTTACTTCGGTAGATATCGATGCCAGTTACACACAGCAGATGGTATCTAAAAAGATGCCTTTGATGAACGCGCAGCAATACGCGTTACTGTATAACGAGCAGGCGAAGAACGACGGACTGGCACCTTATTTCACCCAACCGTATATCGATAGCCTGGGTGGCGTAAAAGGCACCGACTGGCAGGACCTGGTATTGCGTAAAGCACCTATCTACACCGTAAATGCTACTGTGAACGGCGGTACACAAAAAACAAAATTCTCACTCGGTACCAGCGCATTCCTGCAGGAAGGTATTATCCGTTCCAGCGACTACAAACGTTATAACCTGCGCGCCAACATCGAGCATGACATCAATAAAGTATTCACCGTATCGTTCAACAGCATTCTTACCCGCCTGAACAGCGCGCGCCAGAACTCAGGTTTGGGCAACCGCGGTAGCGACCTGATATCTGCCATGCTGATGGCGCCGCCTTCTGTAACGCCTTATCTTCCCAATGGTACGTATCGCAGGCTGAATACGGCTTATCCGTTTATCTCCAACGCAATCATCAACCCACTGGTCTTTATTAACGAACAGCGCGACGTGATTAAAAGCGATCGGGTATTTGCGAATGCAGCAGTGATGATTAAACCGTTGGATGGCCTGACCATTCGTCTTTCCGGCGGTATAGATAATATCAACGATCGCACAGACCAATACTCGAATATTGAGCCGACTGTAAACTCTGTAGGTAACGCAAATATCGCTACCACGCAGCAAACAGGTATGCTGAGCGAAAACACCGCTACTTATCAGAAGGAGTTTGGCAAACATTCATTTACCGCGCTGGCTGGGTTCACTTACCAGGATAACGTAACCACCAGCCTCAATGGCTCTGGTGCCGGCTTCCTGAGTGATGTGTTGGGCACTGGAAACATCCAGGGGGCCAGTACGCCAGGCATTCCGGGTAGTGGATATTCCAAATGGGTGCTGTTATCTTATCTCGGCAGGTTAAATTATACGCTGAATGATAAATACCTTTTCACGGCGAGCATCCGTCGCGATGGTTCTTCCCGCTATTCGAAACAGAACCAGTGGGAGAATTTTCCGTCTGCAGCCGTGGCCTGGAAAGCTTCTAACGAGGAATTTCTGAAGAAATCCGAATTGATTTCTGATTTGAAGGTGAGAGCGACTTACGGCCTCTCCGGTAATACATCGCTGGGTCCTTATCAAACGTTGAACCTCTTGGGGTCCAATAACACCATTTTCGGAGATGCGCTATTCGTATCCTACGCACCTGGCACCGTATTGCCCGGCGACCTTAAATGGGAAGTAACCCGCCAGATGGATATTGGTGCGGAAGTAGGTTTGTTTAAAAACGATTTGCGTCTGACATTCGACTATTATCGCAAGAAAACCGTGAACGTACTCAATACCGTATTCCTGCCACGTTCCTCCGGTTATCAAACCACACTGAAGAACGTAGGGGAGATGGAAAACAAAGGCATCGAACTGGGCATTGATGCGGTGATCCTGAAAAACGATGTAAGCTGGACAATGAACGGTAACATCGCGTTCAACCGTAATAAAGTTGTGAAATTGTACGATGGGCAAGACATTTACGGTAGCGCGTTCTACACCGGTTCGTTAAACGATGCCGTAAACCTGTTACGGGAAGGCGAGCCGTTAGGCGTATTTTACGGTTATAAAGAAATTGGTTATACCTCTACAGGCAACCTGGCTTATGAAGATGTAACGAAAGATGGCGCCATCAGTGCAGCCGATAAAATGATCATCGGCGATCCCAACCCAGACTTCATTTACGGCCTCAACTCCGTAACCAGTTGGAAAGGATTGGAGCTGACCGTATTCGTGCAAGGTTCGTATGGTAACGACATATTCAACCTGAACAAGGCATCCTCCATGGACCTTGGCATGGGTCTGAACCTCCCGAAGGAAGTATTCGAAGATCACTGGACAGCGGAGAATCCTAACGCGAAGTATCCGAAGATCAGTCGTACACTGTCGGCTAATATGTCGACCCGTTTCGTGGAAGACGGTACTTACCTGCGCTTTAAAAACATCCAGCTGGCTTACAACCTGCCTGTGAAGGACTGGGGCTGGAAAGGGTTTAAATCTGCCCAAGTATATGCCAGCGGCCAGAACCTGATCACGTTTACCAAATACTCCTGGTACGATCCGGAAGTAAATGCGTATGGAGGATCTAACTCTATTAACCAGGGTATCGATTACGCGATCTATCCAACGAATAAGTCTGTCACATTCGGCATCCGTTGCGGGTTCTGA
- a CDS encoding RagB/SusD family nutrient uptake outer membrane protein, whose translation MKRYLILLFTAATLTSCSDLLVEAPQAIDAGAFYNTPAEVEAGLNAIYTPTRGSGVMGALYECQQEIYAEYLYGRGSHAPLNDYNGLDNTNITRTGDMWGAFYQAIRNANIVIQKTPAGTQLTDLQKQQYVAEARFMRALSYFFLVRNFAGVPIRTENNMDSLNVIRATQAEVYDFMITDLLSAEQNLPDNPRLLGAPSKLVAKTVLADVYMNVYQYDKARDKALEVINAGKFSLVKVAVANDFDKIFGAEANGTPEEIFYVKYSRTPASQGFQYPQYCHYPGTAYYKPGGFYTFYSDSVQNPMLRNWDKADLRYRFNWYSQTFGLGNTTVLLKKFSDPVTTTAGGNDYPMYRYADVLLFYAESVAQAAGAPNADAMEKLNMVHRRAYGKDPLIADPTVDFNLADYAGKQAFIDLVMKERGYETVGEAKRWFDLKRLGIAQQAIKAAKGKDMTQRHLLWPIPVSETNYNKYIDPVKDQNPGY comes from the coding sequence ATGAAAAGATATTTGATTTTACTATTTACAGCCGCAACGCTCACATCCTGCTCCGACCTGTTGGTGGAGGCGCCGCAGGCTATTGATGCCGGTGCTTTCTATAATACGCCTGCCGAAGTGGAGGCGGGCCTCAACGCGATTTACACCCCTACGCGCGGTTCCGGCGTAATGGGGGCGTTGTACGAATGTCAGCAGGAAATATATGCCGAGTACCTGTACGGTCGTGGTAGCCATGCGCCGTTGAACGACTATAACGGTCTCGATAATACGAACATTACCCGCACCGGCGATATGTGGGGCGCCTTTTACCAGGCCATCCGTAACGCCAATATCGTGATCCAGAAAACACCCGCGGGTACACAACTGACTGATCTGCAGAAGCAGCAGTACGTGGCTGAAGCCCGTTTCATGCGTGCGCTGTCTTACTTCTTCCTGGTGCGCAACTTTGCAGGCGTGCCTATCCGTACAGAAAATAATATGGATTCGCTGAACGTGATCCGTGCTACGCAGGCGGAAGTGTATGACTTTATGATCACCGATCTGCTGTCGGCGGAACAAAACTTGCCGGATAATCCCAGGTTGCTGGGGGCCCCGTCAAAATTAGTCGCTAAAACCGTGTTGGCAGATGTGTATATGAACGTTTACCAGTATGACAAAGCGCGCGATAAAGCGTTAGAAGTAATCAATGCGGGTAAGTTTTCGCTGGTGAAAGTGGCTGTCGCGAATGATTTTGATAAGATATTCGGCGCCGAAGCCAACGGCACGCCCGAAGAGATTTTTTATGTGAAATATTCCCGCACACCGGCTTCACAGGGTTTTCAATACCCGCAGTATTGCCACTATCCAGGCACGGCTTATTATAAGCCAGGCGGCTTTTACACCTTTTACAGCGATTCTGTACAAAATCCAATGCTCCGCAATTGGGACAAGGCAGATCTCCGCTATCGGTTTAACTGGTACAGCCAAACCTTTGGTCTTGGCAATACCACCGTACTGCTGAAAAAATTCAGTGATCCCGTAACAACGACTGCAGGTGGCAACGACTATCCGATGTACCGCTACGCCGATGTGTTATTATTTTATGCAGAATCTGTGGCCCAGGCAGCAGGCGCACCGAACGCGGATGCGATGGAAAAGCTGAACATGGTACACCGCCGCGCGTATGGCAAAGATCCGTTAATTGCTGATCCGACCGTTGATTTCAATCTGGCGGATTATGCGGGTAAGCAGGCGTTCATCGACCTGGTGATGAAAGAAAGAGGGTACGAAACTGTTGGTGAGGCGAAGCGCTGGTTCGATCTTAAACGTTTAGGCATTGCGCAGCAGGCCATTAAGGCGGCAAAGGGGAAAGATATGACCCAACGCCATTTATTATGGCCTATACCTGTTTCAGAAACGAACTATAACAAGTATATTGATCCTGTGAAAGATCAAAACCCAGGTTACTAA
- a CDS encoding FAD-dependent oxidoreductase: MNKRWNVLLCLALLSGSVTAQQVKQVDICIYGGSSAGIIAGYTAKKLNKTVLVLEPGKRVGGLTTGGLGFTDIGNKYAITGLSRDFYRRVGKHYGKFEQWIFEPSVALATFQQYIRESSLDILYDKPLESLKKANGQVTEIKAGDVIVRAKMFIDCSYEGDLMAKAGISYTVGREANALYKEDFNGVQMHQKHQFPDGIDPYKTPGKPESGLLWGISSEVMAPQGSGDKKVQAYNFRICLTNQPSNMIPITQPAGYDASRYELLLRVIEKTNPKNLNAFLKFDLMPNHKTDINNNGAFSTDMIGMNYDYPEADHATRAKITKEHELYNKGLLYFIGHDPRMPEKLRKDMLNWGYPKDEYQEFGNWSPQMYVREARRMIGAYVMTQANCQGKEVVKDGVGMAAYTMDSHNCQRIVHNGMVKNEGDVQMGGFGPYPIAYRSIIPKAEDCKNVLVPVCLSASHIAYGSIRMEPVFMVLGQSAATAASLAIDNKQSVQDVDISKLQALLTQRPLATGATAEILVDNDDDAQVVRTGNWKRETKGAYGPSVHQAAAGEKASIRFTPEVLKTGNYKIYTYVPKQSGLSSKTNITLAANGKTTPVSYTAASVRVEGQTSGEWVELGTVKLTKGAKGYVEITNEGADGIVVADAVLFIPVP, encoded by the coding sequence ATGAATAAAAGATGGAATGTATTGTTGTGCCTCGCGCTGCTCTCCGGCAGCGTGACGGCGCAACAGGTAAAGCAGGTGGATATCTGCATTTACGGTGGTTCGTCTGCTGGTATTATCGCGGGCTACACTGCTAAAAAACTGAACAAAACCGTACTGGTGCTGGAGCCGGGCAAACGGGTGGGCGGTCTTACGACAGGCGGCCTGGGTTTTACCGATATCGGCAACAAGTACGCCATCACCGGTTTATCCCGCGACTTCTATCGCCGCGTGGGTAAACATTACGGCAAGTTCGAGCAATGGATTTTTGAGCCCAGTGTAGCACTCGCCACATTTCAGCAATACATCCGCGAGTCCAGCCTGGACATCCTTTACGACAAGCCCCTCGAAAGCCTGAAGAAGGCCAACGGGCAGGTGACAGAGATCAAGGCCGGCGACGTGATCGTTCGTGCCAAGATGTTCATCGACTGTAGTTACGAAGGCGACCTGATGGCGAAAGCCGGTATTTCGTATACGGTTGGCCGTGAGGCGAACGCATTGTATAAAGAAGATTTCAATGGCGTGCAAATGCACCAGAAGCACCAATTCCCGGACGGTATTGATCCGTATAAGACGCCAGGTAAACCCGAAAGCGGCCTGTTATGGGGCATCAGCAGCGAGGTCATGGCCCCGCAGGGCAGTGGCGATAAAAAAGTGCAGGCGTACAACTTCCGCATCTGCCTTACGAATCAGCCATCTAACATGATCCCGATTACGCAGCCCGCAGGATATGATGCGTCGCGTTACGAGCTGCTGTTACGCGTTATCGAAAAAACAAACCCAAAGAACCTGAACGCGTTCCTGAAGTTTGACCTGATGCCGAACCACAAGACCGACATCAATAACAACGGTGCTTTTTCTACCGACATGATCGGCATGAACTACGACTACCCGGAGGCTGATCACGCCACCCGTGCGAAGATTACAAAAGAGCATGAGTTGTATAATAAAGGCTTGCTGTACTTCATCGGCCACGATCCACGTATGCCCGAAAAGCTGCGTAAGGATATGCTGAACTGGGGCTACCCTAAAGATGAATACCAGGAGTTTGGCAACTGGTCGCCGCAAATGTATGTACGCGAAGCGCGTCGCATGATAGGTGCTTATGTGATGACGCAGGCCAACTGCCAGGGTAAAGAAGTAGTGAAAGATGGCGTTGGTATGGCCGCTTACACCATGGATTCGCATAACTGCCAGCGCATCGTGCATAATGGCATGGTGAAGAATGAAGGCGATGTGCAGATGGGGGGCTTTGGTCCTTACCCGATCGCTTACCGGTCAATTATTCCGAAAGCGGAAGATTGTAAAAATGTATTGGTGCCCGTATGTTTATCTGCCAGCCACATTGCGTACGGCAGCATTCGTATGGAGCCCGTGTTCATGGTGCTGGGTCAATCGGCCGCCACCGCCGCTTCACTGGCCATCGATAATAAACAATCTGTGCAGGATGTAGATATCAGTAAACTACAAGCCCTGCTGACCCAACGTCCGCTTGCTACCGGCGCTACCGCTGAAATACTGGTGGATAACGATGACGATGCGCAAGTCGTGCGTACCGGTAACTGGAAGCGTGAAACCAAAGGCGCCTACGGTCCATCCGTTCACCAGGCGGCTGCGGGAGAAAAGGCCAGCATCCGGTTTACGCCGGAGGTGTTGAAAACAGGCAATTATAAAATTTATACGTACGTGCCTAAACAAAGCGGCCTGTCTTCCAAAACCAATATTACATTGGCAGCAAATGGTAAAACTACCCCGGTAAGTTACACAGCAGCCTCCGTTCGGGTGGAGGGACAAACCTCCGGCGAATGGGTAGAGCTGGGTACGGTGAAGCTTACAAAGGGAGCGAAAGGTTATGTAGAGATTACCAACGAAGGTGCAGATGGCATTGTAGTGGCAGACGCTGTATTGTTTATTCCGGTACCGTAA
- a CDS encoding RNA polymerase sigma factor, with translation MLSRTAGGDEYAFRELMLAYQPLLLTYVYQLTRSESHTEEIVQDVFLKIWMGREALEGVHRFKNYLFIICRNYALDQLRKLVRERELAAEWETEQEHTAAGSPADTDEQVYTLLDEAVNHLPPQQQKVYLMARRQGLPHAEIARQTGLSVLTVKKYMKLAIAAITEYIRSRLPGVSLVWIAMLTGLDIIFKKISGAMAPRPLFFRLY, from the coding sequence TTGTTGTCGAGAACCGCGGGTGGCGATGAGTACGCCTTTCGGGAACTAATGCTTGCTTATCAGCCCCTGTTACTTACCTACGTATACCAGCTCACCCGCTCCGAAAGTCATACGGAAGAGATCGTGCAGGATGTTTTCCTCAAGATCTGGATGGGTCGCGAAGCGCTCGAAGGGGTGCATCGCTTCAAAAACTATCTCTTTATCATTTGTCGCAACTACGCACTCGACCAGCTTCGCAAGCTGGTACGGGAACGCGAACTTGCGGCTGAATGGGAAACCGAGCAAGAGCATACGGCCGCCGGCAGCCCGGCAGACACCGACGAACAGGTGTACACCCTGCTCGATGAAGCCGTGAACCACTTACCGCCGCAGCAACAAAAAGTTTACCTGATGGCCCGCCGCCAGGGACTACCGCATGCCGAGATTGCACGGCAAACTGGCTTGTCGGTACTTACCGTCAAGAAATATATGAAGCTGGCGATCGCCGCCATTACCGAATACATCCGTTCGCGCCTGCCGGGCGTTTCGCTGGTATGGATAGCCATGCTCACCGGACTCGATATTATTTTTAAAAAAATTTCAGGAGCGATGGCCCCCCGGCCACTTTTTTTCCGTCTTTATTAA
- a CDS encoding FecR family protein has protein sequence MQEKAIQELFHRYMNGTASPEEEQLLKASLRERNDEHRLELLEAEWEGLTQPDERYAQYDVEASWRKITAQQPARVFTMRRWAWAAAAALLVATGGTYLLTREQPVQQVVVTAPMPDVAPGTNKAVLVLADGSTVRLDSAGNQVLQQGATTVKQQGGQLVYDENGSAASVTYNTLQTPRGGLFRVTLQDGTNVWLNAASALRYPTAFVGKERVVEITGEAYFEVARDVRRPFKVQMGKEAAIEVLGTSFNVNNYASETASRTTLLSGAIRVTAGGQAVTLKPGQQASLAPDIKIAQDADLGKVVAWKNGVFDFDDVSLQDAMRQIERWYDIDVVYEHGIPGIVFGGKLPRNISLKELLAALEESGVQFRIDGEKLIVTNKQ, from the coding sequence ATGCAAGAGAAAGCGATCCAGGAATTATTCCACCGTTACATGAACGGCACTGCCTCCCCGGAAGAGGAGCAGCTGCTGAAAGCCTCGCTGCGTGAGCGTAACGATGAACATCGCCTGGAGCTGCTGGAAGCTGAGTGGGAAGGTTTAACACAGCCGGACGAGCGTTATGCGCAGTACGACGTGGAAGCCTCCTGGCGTAAAATTACGGCGCAACAGCCCGCGCGTGTGTTTACGATGCGCCGCTGGGCATGGGCAGCCGCAGCAGCTTTGCTCGTAGCGACGGGCGGCACGTACCTGTTAACGCGTGAGCAGCCGGTTCAACAGGTGGTGGTTACTGCACCAATGCCGGATGTGGCGCCTGGTACGAATAAAGCCGTGCTGGTATTGGCCGATGGATCTACGGTTAGGCTCGATAGTGCAGGCAATCAGGTGTTGCAGCAGGGCGCCACTACCGTGAAGCAACAAGGCGGCCAGTTAGTATATGACGAAAACGGAAGCGCTGCTTCTGTAACTTATAATACCCTGCAAACGCCCCGTGGAGGCTTATTCCGCGTGACCTTGCAGGATGGAACGAATGTGTGGCTGAATGCTGCATCGGCTCTCCGTTATCCCACCGCGTTTGTTGGTAAGGAAAGAGTGGTGGAGATAACGGGTGAGGCTTACTTTGAAGTGGCCCGGGATGTGCGCCGGCCGTTTAAAGTACAAATGGGAAAAGAGGCCGCTATTGAGGTCTTGGGTACCAGTTTTAACGTAAATAACTATGCCAGCGAAACCGCCTCCCGTACAACCCTGTTGAGCGGAGCGATCCGTGTAACGGCAGGCGGGCAGGCGGTTACTTTAAAACCAGGCCAGCAGGCCAGTCTGGCACCAGATATAAAGATTGCGCAGGATGCGGACCTGGGTAAGGTGGTCGCCTGGAAGAACGGCGTATTTGACTTTGATGATGTAAGTTTGCAGGATGCCATGCGCCAGATAGAGCGCTGGTATGATATAGATGTTGTTTATGAGCACGGAATACCGGGAATTGTTTTTGGAGGAAAATTACCTAGAAATATCAGCCTGAAAGAGCTGCTGGCAGCCTTAGAGGAGTCAGGCGTTCAGTTTAGAATAGATGGGGAAAAACTTATCGTAACAAATAAACAATAA